In Corallococcus silvisoli, the DNA window CTCGCGCAGGAGCGCATCGTCCAGCACCACGCGCGCCTGGGCGTCCTCGCGTCGGGAGGCGCGGGGCATCGGGATGCGGGGGTGCGTGTCTCCATCCCCCTCGCGCGCGGCCACGGCGTCGTCTGGATCCGCGGAGATGTACGGCACGCTGGAGTCCGACTCCAGGGCCTGCGCATCCACCGAGACCAGCTCCTCCGACGGCCGCGTGTCCTGCATCGTCGGACGGGGGACCGGACCGGAGTCCACCGGTTCGGAGTCCGGGGTCTCCAACTCGTCGGAGGCGCTGGAGCGGGAGGAACCTCCTCCGGACTGGATGGAGGGAACCTGGATGGTGGGCGCGGCGTGCGGCGGCACCGGCCGGCTGCCATTCGACGGCGTCATCGCGCCGGGGCGCGCCGACGACGACAAGGACGGCATCGCGGCGGTGGGGCGCTGACCTTCCGGAACACGGGACTCGGAGGCCCGGGGCGCGTCGAAGCCGCGTGAGGACTCCGAGGAGCGCACGGACTCGAAGCTCGGCAGGGGTTCGGGGGGCGGGGGCGCCGGCCTGCTGCCGTTCGACGGCGTCGTCACGCCCGGGCGCGACGCCAGGGACGGCATGGCGGCGGTGGGGCGCTGGCCTTCCGGAACACGGGGCTCGGGGGGACGCGGAGGCTCGAAGGGGCGGGCCACTTCGGCCGCGCGCGCGGACTCCGGGGCGCGAAGCTCGGCTCCCGCGGAGCGGCCGTCCTCGCCGCGAGGCTCCGGCCAGGGATAGGGGCTCTCGGGAAGCTCCTCATCGTCGAGCAACGGGCCGTCCGGCGGGGGCGGCGGCTCCATGAACGGCAGCGATTCCCCCGAAGTATCGAACCGCGCCGGGCCGGGGTCCGCGAACGGCATGGGCGGCGGCGCCACCGGACGCGACGCATCCGCCGGAACGAAGGGGACGGGTCCATCCACCGGACGGGCGGGCGGAGTCGACGCCACGGGCGGCACGCCCCGGGGCCCCACCGAATCCGAGAAGGGCAGCGAGCCCCCACGGTCGCTGGCGTCCGCGGCCGGCCGCGACACCTGCACCTCCGGCACGGGCGGCGCGGCGCGCGCGGACAGCCCCGGGTCCGAATACGGCAGGGCCGTGGCGCGGGGCGCGGTGGGCTCCGCGAGCGCTGCCTCCGACCGAGGCAGCGCCTCCGCGCGGGGCGCGGTGGGCTCGCCGGTCAGCGGCGGGGGCGGGGCCTCCACCGCGGCGGGGCGGTCCGAGGGGAGGCGGATGGCCGGGAGCCCCTCGAGGATGGTGGGCCGCTCCATCGCGTCGTGGCGGACCTCCACCGTGGGCGACGGCTCCGAGGACGTGGGGCTGGGCCGCGCCCTCGCGCGGGCCGCCTCCTCCAGCGCCTCCACCGGGAACGCGGGCCGGGTGGACTCATCCACCATCACGCCGGGGCGCGTCTCACCGTCGTCGCGCGCGCCGCCGCCGTCCTCGCGGCTGCGGGGCGTGGGGTGGAAGGACAGGGGCTCCACCGGGCCATCCAGGCGGATGGTCTTCGGCGGCAGCGTGGCCGGCATCGTGGGCCGGGGCGCGGGGCCCAGCGCCTCGTACGTGCCGCTGGCCCTCACGTCGCGCGGCACCTCGCGCAGGGTCGTCAGCAGGCGGCGCTCGGACTGGTAGTCCGCGGAGAAGAGGTCGCGCATGAAGCGGCTGACGCTCTCCGGGCCGGCGCTGGTGTCGATCTCCATCAGGCACGCCTGGAGGCGCCCGCGGAACTCCTCCGCCGTCTGGAAGCGCTGGCCCGGCTCCACCGCCAGCGCCTTCGCCACCAGCTGCGACACCGCCGGCGGCGTCAGCGGCTCCGCTTCACTGAGCGGCGCCACCTTCGGGTTCGCCACCACGGACATCAGCTCGCCCGGTGGCATCGCGTCGAAGGGGTTCTTGCCGGAGATGAGCTCGTACAGGCACAGGCCCACCGCGTACAGGTCGCTGCGCCGGTCCACCGGCTGGTGCCGGGCCTGCTCGGGCGACATGTAGAGGAACTTGCCCAGGATGATGCTCGGGTTCGTCTTCGCCGCCGACAGCCGGCTCTTCGCCAGGCCGAAGTCGATGACCTTCACCTCCCCCTCGTAGGAGATGAGGATGTTCTGGGGGGAGATGTCCCGGTGGACGAGCTTCAGCTCCTTCTCTTCCTCGTCCCGCTTGCGGTGCGCGTACGCGAGCGCGTCCAGCACCCGGCCCATGACGTAGAGCACGAACGTGAGCGGCAGCGGCGTCTGCCGGTCGCGCACGCGCGCGGCCACCTTGCGCAGGTCCTTGCCGTCCACGTACTCGAGGGCCATGTAGGCCTCGCCCTCGTGCACGCCCATGTCCAGCACCTGCGCGATGGAGCCGTGCCCCAGCCGCACCAGCGTGCGCGCCTCACCGACGAAGCGCTCGACGAAGTCCTGATCCTCCGCGAACTGCGGGAGGATCTTCTTGATGACGCACAGCTTCTCGAAGCCCTGCGCGCCCTCCAGGCGGGCGAGGTAGATCTCCCCCATGCCGCCGGTGGCCAGGTGCGACAGGAGCGTGTACCGGCCGAAGGGCTGCGGCCGGAAGGGACGCAATCGGGCGGGCTGGGTCGAAGAGCTCATGCGGTGCGGGGGTCCACCACGGAAAGCGCATTGAACCCCGAGCAGGGGCCCCGCTTCAACCGGTCAACCGGCCGCGCCGGCTGCCTCACCGGATACCGGGGTTGGTCAGCATGCCCATGTCCTCTTCAATCACCTCGAAGACGGCCACCTTGTCCCGAGGGGGACGCACCACCCGCTCGCCCAGGGGCATCACGTCGAAGCGGGCCCCGGTGGCCGCCAGCAGCTTGCCGGTCATCAGCACCTGCCCGGGGCCGGCGGTGGAGGCCAGCCAGCCCGCGACCCCCATCCCCTCGCCCACGGCGGTGTACTCGGTGCGCGCCTCGGTGCCGATCATCCCCACCAGCGCCTTGGTGGAGTGCAGCGCGATCCTCAGGTCGCAGCGCTCGTCTTGCGGCCGGCGGGCCATGCCCCGCTCCCAGTCCGAGCGCAGCGCCAGGGCGGCCCGCACGGCGCGCACCGCGTCGTCGCCCTTCGCGTAGGGCACGCCGAAGAGCGCGCGCATGGACTCGCCGAGGAAGCCCTCCACGGTGGCCTCGAAGCTGAAGACGATGCCGCTCATGCGCGCGTGGAAGTCGTTGAGCAGCTGCGTGGCCCGCGCCGCGCCCAGCCGGCCAATCACGGCGCCGAAGTCCGCCAGCTCCGCGTGCAGCACGGTGAGGTTCTTCTCCTCCAGCCCGGGCAGCTTGCCCCCCACGCGCTGGGCCTCGGCGGCGCGGCGCTCGGCCACCTCCGGCGAGTGGAAGCGCTCCAGGTTGCGCCGCATCCGGTCCGTGCCGGAGCCGTCGCGCACGGCGAAGCGCTGCACGCCGCTGGCCACCAGGTGGGCCACCGCGGTGCAGGCGTCCAGCATCAGCTCCAGGCTGGTGTCCCCCTCGCCGGGGACGTTGACGTAGAGCACGCCCGCGAAGGGCGGCTCGGTGCCGATGGGGATGCACAGCACCCGGTCCACGCCATACATGATGACGCTCTCGCGTCCGGCGAAGCGGCGATCATCGCGCACGTCGCCCACCGCGAGCGCGCGGCCCTGGCGGAGGGCCTCATCCACGATGGCGTCCGACACGGGCACCTCGCCCTTAGCGAGCCGTCCCCGGTGGCGCACGGCCGCGGGCACCAGCGGCCCCGTGGCGTGCTTGAGCAGCACCACCGCCGTCGTCGCGTCGGTGCGCTCCAGGAGCCGGTCCATCGCGGACTCCAGGAACGCGGTCAGCGTGCGCGCGGTGGCCAGCGCCTCCGCCGCGTGCACCAGCAGCACCAGCGTCTCATACGACACGCGAGGGCTGGCGACCGCGGAGCCCGTGGGCACGGGAGAGGGGCCGGAGAACGCGTCGTCGAACGGCAGCGGCCCCACGTTGTCCAGCAGGCGGAGCACCTCCGCGTCCTTCACGTTCTTCGCCAGCAGCACGGAGGGGCCCACGTCCGTGCCGTGCCCGAAGCGCACGACGCCGCCCGCGCCCAGGTCCATCATCTCCGTGGCGGCGTTCTCCACCGTGTGCGGCTGGCGCACCGCCAGGGTGTTCTCCCCCAGCGCCACCGTGTCGCCCGCACCCAGGTTCTTGCTGCCCTGCAGCGGCGCGCCGTTCACCCGGCTGCCGTTGCGACTGCCCAGGTCCTCGATGCGCAGCACGTCACCTTCGACGTACAGGCGAGCGTGCCGGCGCGACACGAGGTCACCGCCCAGCACGATGTCGTTCTCGTCGGCCCGGCCGAGGCTGGTGACGCCCTCCGGCAGGTCGTACGACGTGTCGAAGTAGCCGGGCCCGTTGATGATGATCTGCCACATCGGGCGCACGACATTACACGACCTCCCAATCTTCCGAGAGTCCGAGACGCTTTCCCGTGGAATACGGGCGTCCAGGCAAGGCCTCGGACGCCCTCTCGCGTCGCGTCATGCCCTCCGGACACCCGATGTGGTGGAGACCCGGGGTCGGACTTCACCTGGGGCGAAGGATGGACTTCACCTGGGGCGAAGGATGAAGAGCGAATCACCCACGCGCAGGGTGCGATAGGCGGCGAGGGGCCGGGTCGCGGGCCCCCGGAGGACCTGCCCCTCCAGGCCGAAGCGCGACCCGTGGCAGGGGCACTCCACCAGCCCCAGGGTCCCGTCCCAGGCCACCGCGCAGTCGCCGTGGGTGCACGTGCGCCACACCGCCCGGTAGCAGCCGTCCGCCGCGTGCACGACCACCACGTCCAGGAGGGCGGAGGGGACGCGGACGCGGTCACTTCCCCCGGGCTCGCGCAGGGCGGGATGGTCCGCGAGGGGGACCTCCACCCAGCCCTCCTCCGGCGGTCCCGGCAGGCCCGTGTCACCGCACCCGGCCGGGCCCGCGTCGGGCACGGCGTCCGGACCGGGCAGCACCACGGCCTCGCGCCAGTCGCCACCGCACCCCAGCGCGGCCAGGGCACAGGTGCCGCGCAGGAGCGTGCAGAGCGCCTGACGGCGGTCCACCCCACCCGCCTCCACGTGCTCCCGAGGCGAATGGAGCGGGGGTTTGCTCACGGGGTGCCGCCGTCGGCCAGCTGGCCATTCACCACGGCGAGCGCATCCAGGTCGAAGCCGCCGGAGGTGCCGCCGTAGCTGTTGAGCCCCGTGTCGGTGAGGCGGACGAAGCGCGCGCGGGCAAGGCCCACGTCCGCCAGGTCATAGCCGTCCCCGCCCGCCACGGCCGGGTCGATGGGGGAGACGCCGTTGTCGGGGCTCGAGAGCACCGGATGCGTGCCGGCGCAGCCCGGGTAGCCCCCGTCCTTGTCGGTGGGGTCGCAGGGGAAGTCGAACCACGTGATGCCGTCGTCGCTGACGGACACGGTGGCCGTCTCCGCGAAGATGTCGCCGCCAATCTTCTGGAACGCGTTCTCGAACACGAGCAGGTCCACGCCCGGGCCGTCCACCGCGACCAGGTCGGTGAACTCCAGGGTGATGGAGCCGCCCCGCCCCAGCGACAGCACGTCGAGCGAGCCCGCGAACTGCCCCGCCCCCACCGGAGGCCCCAAGACGACCGCCGGGAAGCGGTCCTGCCCGAAGCCGGCGAAGTCTCCGAAGTGGTACGCCGTCACCCGGTCCGCGAACGGATCCACGGGCCGCGTGCCCGCGTCGACACCGGCGTCCGTGCCGGCATCCGCTTCGGTGCCGGCATCGGAAGCCGCTCCGGCGTCCGTCCCGGCGTCCACGCTGTCCTCCGCGGGCGGCGGCATGTCGGGGTCGCCGGTGCACGCGCCCAGGGCCAGCAGCGCGCCGAGCGCGAGCAGCAGGCGCCGCATCACGGGCCCTGCCGGATGCGCACGAGGCGGCGGCCGTGGATGTCCGTCACGCCCACGAGCAGGTCCGAGCCCAGCGACGACAGCAGGTCCACGGACGTGCACCTGTCCACGACGGTGAGCACCGCCTCACGCGCTCCCACGCTGAGGGGCTGGCCGCCGCCCAGGCCCGGCGTGAGCGAGAAGCGGGACACGTCGGTGACGCCGAAGCCCGCCGTGGCGCCGTAGCCGCCGCGCACCACCGCCACGCCATTGCCGAAGCCCGTGGCGGCGTTGAAGTCGCTGCCCACCTCCAGGCGCGGCTCGTTCACGAGCACCACCGGCGTGCGCGAGGCCAGCGCCTCGCCCAGCTTCGCGTACGACACGGCGTGGGCCACGTTCACGTACGTGTCCGCCGCCGAGTAGCCGAACACCGCGATGTTGTTCGCGGAGACAGCGGTGAAGCCGCTGGCGCCCACCTGCGCGGGGAAGTCCGCCACCTTCACGGCGGCGTAGGGCTTCGCGGAGGTCACCAGCGCGTAGACGCCCAGGCCGGACGACACCGTGTCCAGCCCCCCTCCGTTGATGAAGAACGCGTCGGCCATGCCCGCGGCGGAGTAGTTGCCCGGCGCGCTCAGGTAGAGGGCGGCGTCCCGCGAGGACGGCTCCACCACCGCGACGCTGCCCGGGAAGCCCGCGGCCGGCTTCGTGTAGCCCGCGAGCAGCCGCGTGCCGTCATAGGCCAGGAAGTAGGACGGGAAGGTGTTCGCGGCGTCGGCGCGATCCGCGGGAGCGAGCACGGTCTCGAGCGCGGCCTCCCCCAGCTTCACCTCCGGCCAGGTGCCCAGCGCGAAGAAGTCGCGGCCCGTGGCCGTCGTGCGCAGCGCGAAGAGCGAATACGTGGGGCCGGGCGTGGCCACCACCGCGACCACGTTCGGGGACAGGGACGCGGCCTCCAGCACGGTGAAGCCCGCCTGGAGCTGGAGCGTGCCCAGCTTCGCCTCGCGCGGCACGGCGTCGCACGCGTCGGTGCCGCCGTCCGTGCCCGCATCCGTCCCGGCGTCCGTCCCCGCGTCCGAGCCAGGACCCGCGTCGGTGCCGGCATCCGTGCCCGCGTCGGGAACGATGTCCACCGGGACGCACTTGTTCTCCACGCACATCCAGGACCGGCCTTCCGAAATCGGGGCCTGGTCGCGGCACTCGGCGGCGTCCTCGCACTCGTTGTCGCCGCAGCCTGTCCCGCCCAGCACCACCGCCAGCAGGGCGCCCATCAGCGCCGCGCGCTGGCCCTTCGCGCCCACCCGCTTCGTGTCGGTCCGCATCGTGTCCTCGTTCCTTGCCCGCCGCGTGGAGGCGGCGGGGCTTCCTGGCGGGAGGCGGGACGGGCACGAAGGCGCTGGAGCTCCTGTCGCGCGGCGCGACCTGGAGTCCTGTCTTCGCCGTCAGCTCCCCGCGGAGGTTCCGGTCTGTGTCCGGGCCCTCCCCGAATGGGAGGAGGACACCGGGTCGTCGCCAGGTCTTCGGACTCACGAGGACGGGGTGCTTGCGAACACCGTCCCTGCTCACCGCTGCGGGGCAGTCCCGGACTCACACCGGGTTCCCTGGACGCCCTCACGCCCCATGGCGCGATGGCATCGATGACGGGGCGGGACTATGGCGCCCCCGGGTCAATGTCAATGCGGCGAGGGCTCCACCGCGGCACCAGGAGGGAGGCGGGCGTGTCATCCCGGCGCTCCCACCCGGGAAGCCTCCCCCACCCCGAATCCACGGGATGGGCACGCGGCGCCCGGGACCGTCCGGTGGAGAACGGTCCCGGGTCCCGCCGCGCGTCGCGGACTACGGCAGCTGCACGCCGTTCACCACGGCGACGGCGTCCAGGTCGAAGCCGCCGCTGATGCCCGCGTAGCCATTGGCGCCGGAGTCGCGGATGCGCACGAAGCGCGCGCGGGTGAGGCCGACGTCCGCCAGGTCGAAGCCATCTCCCCCCGCCACGGCCGGGTCGGTGGGCGAGATGCCATTGCCGGGGCTCGAGTACACGGGCTTCACGCCCGCGCAGCCCGGGAAGTCGTTCGCCACGTCGGAGGACGCGCACGGGAACTCGTGCCAGGTGACGCCGTCGTCGCTGACGGCCACGACGCCCGTCTCCGCGAACGGCTTGCCGCTGGGCTTGAGGAACGCGTTCTCGAACACGAGCAGGTCCACGCCCGGCCCATCCGTCACCGCGATGTCGGTGAACTCCAGGATGATGACGCCGTTGCGTCCGAGCGACAGCACGTCCAGCGAGCCCGAACCCGCGCCAGCGCCCTGCGGAGGCCCGAGCACGATGCCCGGCAGCTGGCTCTGACCGAAGCCCGCGCCGGCGCCGGGCGTGAAGGACACGATGCGGTCCGCGAACGGATCCCCGACCAGCGCCTGGTCCTGGAAGCGGTCCGGCGAGTCCTCACCACCGCACGCCACGGACAGGAGCGCGGCGAGCCCCATCGCGAACCGCTTCGAGAGAAGGGTCTTCATGGGTGTTCTCCGGATGAGGGTCATCACGGGGCCTGCTGGATGCGGACCAGCCGCGCGCCGTTCTTGTCATCCACGGCCACGAGCAGGTCCGCGCCAATGGAGGTGATGCCGGTCACGCTCGTGCACTGGTCCGCGTAGACGAGGACCGGCTGACGGGCACCGACGGTGACGGTCGCGCCGGCGTTGGTCACGGTGAAGGCGAAGCGCGAGATGTCCGTCCCGGCGAAGTTGTAGTTGGGCGGAACGTAGTCGCCGCGAAGCACCGCCACGCCCTCGCCCTGACCCGCGGCGGCGACGAAGTTGGAGCCCACGGCGAGCGCGGGCGCGTCCGCCACGGCGAACGGGGTGCCCGAGGAGAGCGCCTGGGCAATCGCCGCGGGGGCCACCGCGCGGCCCTCGTTGAGGTAGGTGGTGCCGGAGTAGTAGCCGAGCATCGCGACGCCGTTGGTGGACACGGCGGTGAAGCCGCTGCCATCCGTGTCGGGCGGGAGCGTTCCGACCTTCAGGGCGGTGAACGGCGAGGTATCCGTCTTCAGCGCGTAGATGCCCAGGCCGGCCGACACCGTGTCCAGGCCGCCGCCGTTGATGAGGAACGCGCCCGGCACGACACCCGCGGAGAAGTTGCTGGGCGCGGAGAAGTAGACGGAGGAGGCAGGCGTCACGGTGTCATAGACCCCCACGGAGCCCGGGAAGCCCGCGCCGGACTTCGTGTACCCCGTGAGGATGCGCTGGCCGTCCGACTCCACGAAGGAGCTGAGGAAGAGCGACGTGGAAGGGCCCCGGTCGGCGGGCGCGGCCACGTCGAAGAGCGGCGTCGCGCCCAGCGTCACCTGCGGCCACGTGCCCAGCGAGTACAGCGCATGCGGGCCGACATAGCCGACCGACACCACCGTGTAGAGCGAGTACGTGGGTCCGGGCGTGACGCCCACCGGGCCCGCGGAGGCAGGCAGCGGCGCGGCCTCACCGGCCACGAAGCCCGCCTGGAGCTGGAGCGTGCCCAGCTTCGGGTCGTAGGCCGCGCTCGCGCACGGGTCGGAGCCAGCGTCCGTGCCCGCGTCGGTGGTGCCGGCATCCGTGCCCGCGTCGATGGTGCCGGCGTCCGTGCCCGCGTCGATGGTGCCAGCGTCCGTGCCCGCGTCGATGGTGCCAGCGTCGGTGCCCGCGTCGATGGTGCCAGCGTCAGTGGTGCCCGCGTCGGTGGTGCCAGCGTCGGTCTCCGTCCCCGCGTCGGGCACGGGGTTGGACTTCAGCTCGCAGCGGTTCTCGACGCAGGCGTAGCGCTGTCCCTCGGGAGGGGTGCCCTTGTCGCGGCAGTCGAACTCATCGATGCACTCGTCTCCGCAGCCCGTGCCGGTCAGCGCCATGGCGAAGGTCGTCAGCACCAGCACGAGGCCCCGCCCTGAAATCATCCGCTCTGTCTTCATCCGCGACTGCTCCCTTGCATCGCCCCCACGGGCGAGGTGATTCCAAGGGGCGAGGGACGGAGAGCGGACCGCGAACGAAGGACACGTCAGGACACGACACGCCGCGCGAGCGGAAGACCTCCGTCACCTCCCCTCGGAGGCTCCGGTCTGGCCATGCCCGGGGGCATGGGTCGTGGCAGGTCTTCGGACTCGCAGGCGCGGGAGAGCCCTCATCGGGTCACCCACCTACTGGCCGTCGCTTCCCAGCCCACTCGGGGGCCAGTGCTTGCGAGGACGGCGTTCGTTCCTGCTCACCGCTGCGGGGCAGTCCCGGCTTCACACCGGGTTCCCTTTAAACTCCGCCTCTGCATGAGGAGGAGTACCGACGACGGTCGCTGAAGTATGGCGGAAGGCAAGGCTTGTCAATACGAGCGCCTGCAACGCTTCACGGCACCGCGACGATGTCGATGGCATTGGACACCGAGCGCCGCGGGTCCACCGGACACGCATCCAGCGCCGCGCCCTTCGCCTCGGGCGTGGAGTTGCCGCGCCGCTCGACGAACTGGCCGTCGCGCACCTCCACCACGAACACGCGGCCCGCGTTCACGTCCGTGACGTACACGGCATTGCCCACCACCGCGAGCCGGCCGCCCACCGCGAGGTTGCAACCCGTCTCCGGCCCTCCGGTGCAGCCCGGCGACAGCGCGTACGAGGCCACGGGCCGGTCGTCCTTCACCAGCACCAGGCCCGTGGCGCGCACGGACTTCGCGCGGTAGCCGCTCGCGGTATCGAACACCGCCTCTCCCAGGCAGCTCACCACCAGTTGGTCGCCCACCGCCTGCACGTCGCCCGCGTTGAGACAGTCCTTCGCGCCCAGGTCAATGGCATGCACCCCGCCGTCCGCGGGGTCGATGCGCGCGAGCATCCCGGGGCCGTTGGGCAGATAGTCATTCACGGGGTTCAGGTTGGTGAGCGCCACGTAGACGCCCGCGTCCACCGACACGGCGGCATAGGGGAGCGCCATCGTCGTCCCGCCATCGAACGACTTCAGGTCCAGCCCCGTGAGCGGAACGGTGTCCACGAGCCGGGGATGCTCCGGGTCGCTCACGCTGACGCGCGCCACGGCGTTGCCCTGCCGGAAGTCGGAGCCGGCCGTGCCGAAGAGTGGGATGTAGAACGTGTCGCCGCGCTTCGCGATGACCTGCGGGCTGGTGTTCGCGCCCAGGTTCACCTGCCCCACCGTGCGCAGCCCCAGGCCTCCGCCCTGCGACGGTCCTTCCCGCTTGAGCACCTGGAGCGTGTTGTTGACGGAGTCGAGGACATACACATACGGAGGGTCCACGAGGATGTCATTGGGTGACGCCGCCACCGCGCCCAGCGAATCCTCCTCCACCACCGTCCCCAGCGAGCCCGCCAGCGCCTGGGACAACACCGAGCGCGCCGCGTCCGCCGCCAGCACCACCCCGTCCCACGCCGCGAGCGACTGCACGCCGGAGCCGAACTGCCGCCGGGGCCCCATCCGGTCCGTCCCCGCCTGGATGCCGACCAACTGCCCGTTGGTGTAGCAGGCCGTCACCACGTCATACATGCACCGGCCCGCATGACAGGACTGCACGTCCGGACACGCCGCGCCGCACGCGCCGCAGTTCAGCGGGTCGCTCGCGAGCGCGACGCAACCGTCGCCGCAACGCTCGGTCCCGGGAGAGCACCCCTCGCGGCACGTGCCGGACTCACAGACCTGTCCGGAGGGGCACGCGGCGCCACACGCGCCGCAGTTCAGCGGATCACTCGCGAGTGCCACACACGCGGCGCCGCACGTCTCCGTGCCCGACTGGCATCCACACACGCCCGCCTGACACACCTCCCCTGTCCCGCAGGTGACGCCACACGCGCCGCAGTTCGCGGAGTCGCCCTGGAGGTCCGCGCACTCGGCGCCACAGACGCTCAGGCCGGACGTGCACAGCACCTTCTCCTCCGGACAGCCGGTGAGGACCAGGGCCAGCAACACGAGCGCGAGCCGCGCATCAAGGAGGGGACGCGACATGGGAGTCCTTGGGGGCAGAGGGTTCGAGCGCCACGGCGAACGTCACGTAGGCGGCCCGGCCCGGCAGCGGCATGCCGGTGTAATCCGCGGTCCGGGCATCGAGCAGGTTCTTCACGTCGAACGACACCGTGAGGTCCGGGCGGCGCAGGAAGGTGCTGGAGGCGCCCACGCTCACCCAGGTGCGTGCAGGCAGCGACAGCCGGGCCTCCCCCACGCGGTTGATCAACTGCGCGGACTGGACCAGCACCTCCGTGCGGCCGTTGAGCCAGTCCGGGCCCACGCGCAGCCGGCCCACCCACTTGTGGCGCGGGCGATACGGCAGCTCCTTGCCGAAATAGCGCGGGTCGCCGTAGCGGTTCTGTGTGCGGGTCCACGCGTAGCTCGTGGTGGCGACCAGCCACGTGCGCGGCCGGGCCTCCGCTTCCACCTCCGCGCCCCACACGCGCGCGGCGGCGAAGTTGTAGGGCTTCGCGAGCATCGGCGGATACAGCTCATAGGCGATGAGGTTTTCGTAGACCGCCGCGAAGCCTCCCGCGGTGACGCTCCAGGTGCCGTCGTGCCACAGGCCCGCGGCGTCGACGGACAGGGCGCGCTCGGGCTTCAGCTCCGGGTTGGGCAACAGCAGTCCCTGGCGGATGTAGAGCTCCAGGAACGAGGGCGCGCGGTGGGACTGGCCCGCGTTGGCGCGCACGCCGAAGCCGTGGCCCAGGTCCACGCTCGCGCCCAGCTTGGGAGACAGCAGCGAGTAGTGCCCCACGCGCTCCACGCGCAGCGACGGAACCAGCTTCATGCGTTCAGAGAACAGGGACAGCTCGTCCATGGCCATGACGCTCGCGCGCCACCACGACGCCGCCTGGGCACCCGTCGCCTGCGTGACGGCCTCCGACGAGGCGGCGAGCGTCACGGCGAGCGCGTTGCGCCCCACCACCGCGCGACCCTCCACCTCCGCGCCGCCCACGGTGTAGTGCTGCGCGCCGGCATCGAGCCCCATCGCGCCGCCGGTGACATCCAGCCAGTCGCGCCGGAAGA includes these proteins:
- a CDS encoding TonB-dependent receptor plug domain-containing protein gives rise to the protein MWRSLLARAAWVLGLGFQGPAQAGQEPAASEATPPGSAASEAEAPLPEFILPTVDVIGRVVPDAPPDSVRRRDPTGAITVIDARERAGEARDTAELLGGSASLVVQDAGGYGQGKSLVVRGASSNGVLVFLDGIPLNGAGGVADLSLIPVALLERMEILRGAAGARYGAGGLGGAVNLVTRAPASRLLSSGEVTYGSFDTVMGHVAASGALLDGQALVLLHGGRSQGDFSYRVDELPALDDNPLTQEVRTRNDARGGGALLKYQRSLDSGGRVDALAELSLEDRAIAGTVQNPTESRRQDQTRLSLGARWSRPFGDTEEGSARGFFRRDWLDVTGGAMGLDAGAQHYTVGGAEVEGRAVVGRNALAVTLAASSEAVTQATGAQAASWWRASVMAMDELSLFSERMKLVPSLRVERVGHYSLLSPKLGASVDLGHGFGVRANAGQSHRAPSFLELYIRQGLLLPNPELKPERALSVDAAGLWHDGTWSVTAGGFAAVYENLIAYELYPPMLAKPYNFAAARVWGAEVEAEARPRTWLVATTSYAWTRTQNRYGDPRYFGKELPYRPRHKWVGRLRVGPDWLNGRTEVLVQSAQLINRVGEARLSLPARTWVSVGASSTFLRRPDLTVSFDVKNLLDARTADYTGMPLPGRAAYVTFAVALEPSAPKDSHVASPP